Genomic window (Bosea vaviloviae):
CGGCGGAGGCCGCGGCGGAGTGGGTGCGGCATCTATAAGGCTCGCGCCGTCGCGCGAGGCCATGGGCGGTCTTGGCTGCCGATTTCAGATGACGGGTCGATAGGAAGCCGAAGCGGCGCGTGCGGCGCAAGCTTCGATCAACCCAGGCATTTCACGCCATCGCGAACGGCTCACGGGCCACGCCGTTGCGTCATTGTCGCGAGACGGAGCGGATCTTCCAGGAATGTCCGCCTCATCAGCGCGGAACTGTGAAGCCGAGCGCGGCGTTACCAGCATGGCATGAACAGCCGCTGGAGGCATCGATGGCCGATTCGAAACCGAATGTTAAACTGGCGCCTGAGGGACAAGCTGAGATGTCCTATAATACGGCGATGACGCGGATTCAGGAGCTCGCCGGGTCTGCCGAGAATACGGCCGAGCGCGACGAACTGGAAAAGCTTCGCGGCGAGATTCAAGATTACGAGCGTAACCTCAGCCGGGCTGATGCGAAGCATTAGAGCGTTTTCAAGCGAAGTGAACATCGGTTCGCGTGAAAAAAAACGCGTTCAATTGCTCTAGCCGGCCGCGTTCAAGAGCGCGGCGTCAATGGCCTCGAAATGAGGCCTCGAAATCCTCTTCTAACAATCAACCTTCGGCGCGCGCGGCGCAAACTAGGCCGGCAGCTTGTTCATGAGTTCCAGCTGAGCCAGGTGCTCCTTGATATGGCCGCGAATCAACATCGCGATCGAGCGGTGGGTCTGATTCTTGCCATTGGTCAGATAGACCTCCTGAATTTGCAGAAGCCGCTGGTGTCCCTCGACCTGCCCTTTCACATAGGCCTTGTCGAATTCCGGACCGGTCGGCATCGCCTTCAGAATCTCGACCATGGCTTTCGCCTCGGCAGTCAAAGGTGGAGGAGCGGTCTCCGACATGCCCGTGGCAGCCTTGACCACGGATGCCACCACCTCTTGCTCGGCTGCCTCGAACTGGGCAAATCGCCGGACATTCGCATCGACGGCCTTGCTGGCCGCCGCGCGGCTTGCCTCCAGCGACGTCGCGCTCGCTTCCAGGGTTTCCGCCGCATGTTTCTGTTCAGGTGACATCCCAGCTGGAGCGCTTTGTCCAAATGCTACTGAGGGGAGAGCAGAAACCATTGCCGCTTGCAGAAATGACCGACGGTCCATGAAACTCTCCCCAGATCAGCTAAAACTTAAAAGGGGTGAACTTCCGCCAGCGATGAATGTTCATTTACGCGCGAAGCTTGGTGTCCGCAGGTTACGGCCGTGCCCAAACCGGCATCAACGGGTGAGGCTGCTTGATTGCGACAGATGCCGCCCCGGCCACCACTCGATCACGTCGCATTCGGACGATGCCGTCCGAATGCGAAAAACGTGATCGATCCTAAAAGCTTGGAGCATTGCTCCCACGAAAAACCGGTACCCACTTTTTCGCGCAATGCTCTGGGAGGGGAAGCGCCGGGGCGGCAAGGCTGCGCAAACGCGACGCCCGATCGGTTAGTCGCGGCAGAACCGGAACAGGTTCACAAGGCGCGCCACATTCCGGATCGGGCGCCTGGAGCGCTTTCGAGCGAAGTGGACACCGGTTTGCGTGAGGAGAGCCCTCTAACCAGCCATGCCGAGCGTCGCGGCCGCACAGACTGCTGCCTTAAACGTGCCAGCATCGCTGTAGCCTTTCGACATAAGGCTGCCTTCGAGGGTCGGGAGGATGCCGGACGAAACTCCAGAAGCGAACGTTGTCGAACATGCTGCTCGCCATGCTGACACTGATGATGAAAGCCGTCAGGCGCCGGCGTGCGCGGTCCAACCGGCGGCGCAGGCGTTAGAGTGTTTTCGAGCGAGCGACCCGGCCGGATCGGAAATGCTCGAGAGCAGGATCAATGCAAAAAACCGGTTCCCATTTTTTCGCACCCTGCTCGAGCCGCAGCCAGGCACTCCCCGTGAAGACGGCGATGGCTCGGGATTTGCTCCTTATGCCCGGCGAGGCTTCTTAATGCTCGGGTAACCATGAAGCATCACTTTTGAGCGGAGAGAGGCCCCCCGGCGCAGAGCCACCTTGGGAGTGAATTCATGGATGCCTTTACGATGGTCATCATGGCCTGCGTGTCGGGGGAGCCGACATGCACGGCAACGCGAATCAGCGAGATGGGCTTCACCAGTGCCGAGGCCTGCGAAGCGCGGATCGACGAGATCACGCGCTCCATGACCAAACAGCTCGCCACTCATCAGGAATTCAAAGGTCGCGAAGTAACCTATGACGTCTCCTGCCTGGACAGGACGCAGCTCCGGCGACAGCTCGGTGTCGCGCAGGCTGATACCTAGCCACGGTCGCAGGGCGTGCTGCCGACTGATTCGCCGGTAACCGTCACCAATCTTGATCGTTTGGGGGTGAAGGCGGGGATAGGCCCGGTTGATCCCGGACAATCCCGCCTCGTTCCAGCTGTCAGCTTGGGAAGATTTGGTGGAGCCAGGCGGAATCGAACCGCCGACCTCTTGAATGCCATTCAAGCGCTCTCCCAACTGAGCTATGGCCCCACGCTAGCCGGCTGATTTGGGGGTCAGCCGGGATATTCCCGGGCGGTCATGCCACACCTTTGCGGTGATCGACCGTCCCGTCCTTGTCGCCGCTGCGAGCGGCGAAGCGCTCTATAGGCGGGAGTGCCGGAAGACTCAAGCGCTGAATGTCGCCTAATCGTCATTCCTTCACAGCGCCTGCCTTCACAGCGCCCGCCGAGAGGGCGGAATCCTCAGACGTCCTCGTCGCCCTCGATGTCGCCATCGATCAGGTCGGCGACGTCGTCATCGCCTTCCTCGTCTTCCTCGAGGAAGGTGTCGTCCTCGGGAGCGATATCGTCGTCCTCGACTTCGATATCGTCCTCGCTGGTGACGACAGCCTCCTTCTCGGTGGCTTCCGCATCGGCCTCGTCGAGCGAGACGAGTTCGACTGCGCCGTCGGCGACCTCGACCTCATCCTCGTCATCGGCGGGTTTGGCGGCAACGGCCGCCGCCTTCGCCTGGGGCTCGAACATCGAACGCGGGAAGGTCTGCCCGGTATAGGGCGAGACGATCGGATCCTTGTTCAGGTCGTAGAATTTGCGGCCCGTTGTCGGGCAAACGCGCTTAGTGCCAAGTTCCGGTTTCGCCACTGCGTCGGACCTTCAATCATGCATGTTCTGAAAAGCAGGCGCGTCCGTTAGTCGGGGCAGGCGGCCCTGTCAAATGTTGATTTCGCCCCGAGGGGCGCGTGACGCCTGGCTAAGGGTCATGCTAGGCAGCCCGCGCTTCCCTAAGACCAGCCGGCAGAGACCAAAGTGGCCCACGCGCAGCCCCCGATCCCCGTCACCGCACGCAGCAGGGGCCCACTTGCGGGACGCGTGCGCGTGCCCGGCGACAAGTCGATCTCGCACCGCTCGCTCATCTTCGGCCTGCTCGCAATCGGCGAGACGAGGATCAGCGGCCTGCTCGAGGGCGAGGACGTGATGCGCACGGCCGATGCCGCGCGCGCGCTCGGCGCGATCGTCCATCACGACAGTCCGGGCAGCTGGCGCGTCCGCGGTGTCGGCGTCGGTGGCTTGCGCGAACCCGGCGGCGTGCTCGATTTCGGCAATGCCGGCACCGGCTCGCGCTTGATGATGGGCGTCTGCGGCGCCCACCCGATCACCACGGTTTTCGACGGCGACGCCTCGCTGCGCAAGCGCCCGATGCGGCGCATCCTCGACCCGCTCGAACTGATGGGCACGACGATCGTCTCGCAGGAGGAGGGCGGGCGCGTGCCGCTGACCCTGCGCGGGCCGAAGGAGGCCGTGCCGATCACCTATCGCACGCCGGTCGCCTCGGCGCAGATCAAGTCGGCCGTGCTGCTGGCGGGCCTGGCGGCGCCGGGCGAGACGACCGTGATCGAAACGGAGGCGACGCGCGACCATACCGAGACAATGCTGAGGCATTTCGGCGCGGATGTCGCGGTTTCACCGGATGGGGCGCATGGACGACGCATCGTGCTCAAGGGCCAGCCCGAATTGCAGGCCGCGCCGATCGTGGTGCCGACAGACCCCTCCTCGGCCGCCTTTCCGCTGGTCGCGGCCCTGATCGTGCCGGGCTCGGACATCCTGATCGAGAGCGTGATGGCCAATCCGCTGCGCAGCGGGCTTTTGACCACTTTGCGCGAGATGGGCGCCGATATCAGCGTCGAGAGCGAGGCGAATGAGGGTGGCGAGGCGGTCGCGACGCTGCGCGTGCGGGCCGGCGTCCTGAAGGGCGTCACGGTTCCGCCCGAGCGCGCGCCTTCGATGATCGACGAATATCCGGTGCTGGCGGTCGCAGCCTCCTTCGCCACGGGCACGACGCGGATGCGCGGCCTGCAGGAGCTGCGCGTCAAGGAATCCGATCGCCTGGCCGCTGTCGAGGCCGGGCTGAAGGCAGCCGGCGTCACCTGCGCGATCGAAGGCGATGATCTGGTCGTCGAGGGCAGAGACGGCGCGGTCGACGGCGGCGGCCTGGTCGCGACCCATCTCGACCACCGCATCGCCATGAGCTTCCTGGTGATGGGGCTGGCGACGCGGCAACCGATGACGGTCGATGACGGGGCGATGATCGCAACGAGCTTCCCGAGCTTCATCGCCTTGATGAACGGGCTTGGAGGCGACATCGCATGAGCTCGAACGACAAGCGGGGACGACTTGTCATCGCGGTCGACGGTCCCGCCGCCTCCGGCAAGGGCACGCTGGCGCGCCGGCTCGCCGCGCATTACGGCCTGCCCTATCTCGATACCGGACTGCTCTACCGCATGGTCGCCAAGGCCGTGCTCGATGCAGGCCACGACATCCAGGACGCGGACGCCGCAGCGGCAATCGTCGCGAGCTTCGATGAAGCCGCCTTTCCCGAAGACAGCCTGCGCGGGCGCGAGATCGGCGAGGCTGCCTCCGTCGTCGCGGCAATGCCGGCCGTGCGCAGCGGTTTGATCGCGCGCCAGCGTCGCTTCGCCGGGCAAGCCGGCGGCGCGGTGCTGGACGGGCGCGATATCGGCACGGTGATCTGCCCGGAGGCGCGCGCGAAGCTCTTCGTCACCGCCACGCCCGAAGTGCGCGCCGCGCGCCGCCATCGCGAGCTGACGGCACGCGGCGAGCCTGCCACTTTCGAAGGCATCCTGGCCGATATCCGCCGGCGCGACGCGCGCGATTCCGGCCGCAGCGACGCTCCCCTCAAGCTGGCGGAGGACGCCGTCCTGCTCGACACCTCGGCCCTGACCATCGAGGAAGCGGCCGCAGCCGCGATCGGCATCGTCGATGCCCGTCGCGCCAATCCAAGTCACGAGAATGCGATAATAAGCGACTGAGCCTGCCCAGCTTTCGCCCTTGGCGGGAATCGAAACGAAGCGCACACTGCCGTCACGATAGGATGACGGAGGTGGCGATGCGGCGTTGGCTGTTCGGTCTCTTGAGTCTCACGGCGGCGAGTCTGCTGACCGGCACGGCGCCCAGAGCGCAGCAAGCGCCTGTGCCCCAAGCCACGGTGCCCGCCGAGGAGGTCGATGTCGCGCTCGTCCTGGCGCTCGACGTGTCCTATTCGATGGATATCGACGAGCTCGCCTTGCAGCGCAACGGTTATATCGAGGCCTTCCGCTCGAAAGAGCTGCATAACGCCATCGCCAAGGGGGCGATCGGCAAGATCGCCGTGACCTATTTCGAATGGGCCGGCGGCGACTTCCAGCACATCGTCAAATCCTGGACCATCATCGACACGCCGCAATCGGCGCTGGCCTTCGCCGAGGAGCTGGGCGAGGCGCCGACGCGGCGCGGCCGGCGCACTTCGATCTCGGGGGCGATCGACCTCGGCATGGCGCTCCTGGAAAAGTCCAACGTCACGGCGATGCGCCGGGTCATCGACATCTCCGGCGACGGCGCCAACAATGACGGGCGCCCCGTCGCCGCCGCGCGCGATGCCGCCGCCGCCAAGGGCGTCAACATCAACGGCCTGCCGATCATGCTGAAGCAGGCGAGCTATTTCGACATCGACAACCTCGACGTCTACTACAAGGACTGCGTGATCACCGGCATCGGTGCCTTCGTGATCCCGATTCGCGAGCGCCATCAATTCGTCGATGCGACGCGGACCAAGCTGGTGCGCGAGATCGCCGAGATGCCGCGTGATGGCGAGGCGCTCGTCCAGAAGGCGCAGTCGACCGGCCAGAACCCGAGCTGCCTGGCGGGCGAGCGGCAATGGCGCGACCGCATGGGGAATTGAGCAGCGACTCGCGGGAATTCTACTCCTTCGTCATGGTCGGGCTTGTCCCGACCATCCACGTCTTCGCTGGCCGAGCCTGTGTGCAAGACATGGATGCTCGCCACAACGGCACGACTGTCCGGTTCGCCGCGAGCGCCCGATCGAAAAGCTCCGTTCATCGCAGGCTTTCCAGCTGGCGGTGACGAATGAGACAGGCGCGGGGAACCCTTCTCCCATCCGGGAGAAGGGTTCCCCGCGCTCTTCATCCGACACTTCGCTTCATCTCGCCCGCGAGGGCAGAGCCGTCCACGATCCGCTTAGGGGCCAAAACCCCAACCGGACAGCAGTGCCACAAGGGCGAGCATGAGGGCAGCGCCTCAGGTCCCGCGCGGCTTCGCCCTTGTCGTCGGCGGGGCGGCGGCCGGGTCGTCCGGCCAGGGATGGCGCGGGTAGCGGCCCTTCATCTCGGACTTCACCGCGGACCATGAGCCGCGCCAGAAGCCCGGCAGATCGCGGGTGATCTGGATCGGCTTGTGCCCCGGCGAGAGCAATTCCAGCACCAATGGCACGCGCCCGCCGGCCAGCGCCGGGTGGAGGCCAAGCCCGAAGAGTTCCTGCACCCGCACCGAGATCGTCGGGCCGGCCTCGGCGGCATAGTCGACCGCAAGGTTGGAGCCCGTCGGCGCGGTAAAATGCGTCGGCGCCTCGGCATCGAGCCGGCGTTTCAGGTCCCAGGGCAAAAGCTCGGCCAGCGCCGCCTCGAGATCGGAGGCCTGGATCGCCGCAAGTGAGGCGCGCCCCAGAAGATGCGGCGTGAGCCATGTTGAGGCATCGGGACCAAGACCCTCATCCGTCAGGTCGGGCCAGGGATTGTCGCTGCCCGAGGCCAGCATCGCCCTGCGCAGGAAAGCGACGCGCTCGCGCAATTGCATTTGCGCCTTCGTCCAGGGCAGGAGTCCGATGCCGAGCGCGGCGATGCCCCCGGCCAGCGCCATGGCGTTGTCCAGGGAAGCCTCGACCGGCAATGGCCGTTCCGCCAGCAGCAGCGCGCCATAGCGCCTGATGGCGCGGACACGCAGCGCGCGCGCGGCGCGCTCGAACGTGACCTCGCTGCGCTCCTCGATCGTGAAAGGCGCGAGCCCCTCGCCCGCGAGCCAGAGGATGTCCGCCTCCGTGATCGCCACAGCCGCCATGATGCGCGCCTGCTGGGCGGCCCCGGTGACCTCCGCCACCACGAGCCAGGGCTCGCGCGCCAGCCGCTGGGAGGGCTCCAGCGCCGCGCCGCGGCCATTGGCGAGCAGATACTGGCCGGAGCCCGCGCTGCGCGCCCTGGCGATGCGGTCGGGATAGGCCAGCGCCAGCAGGAGGCCCGGCGACAGCGCCAGCTCCCGCAGCTTGGGACGCGCCTTCTCGGCGCTGCGCGCCCAGCCTTCAGCCAGCCGGCGCATATCGGCGGCGCGGCCGCCGCGCTCGCGACCGAGCCGCTCCAGGCGCTCGGCCAGATCGATCGCGTCGCCGCCCAGGCCGCGCTCGACCAGCAGCGCGGCCAGTTCGGCGGCCGAGCTTGCCTGGCCGAAGCCCGCGGCGGCCACGACCATGCGCGCCAGCCGGGGCGGCAGGGGCAGCGCCTGGAGCGCTTTGCCCTCCGGCGTGATGCGGCCATCGCCGTCGAGCGCGTGCAGCGCCGTCAGCAGGGCGCGCGCCTCCTTCAGGGCCGGTGCGGGTGGCGTATCGAGGAAGGCGAGGCTGGTCGGGTCGGTCACCCCCCAGGCGGCGCAATCGAGCAGCAGGGGGGCAAGGTCGGCGGAGAGGATTTCGGGCCGTGCGAAGGCCTCCAGCGCGCCGGTGCCGGCCTCCTCCCAGAGGCGATAGCAGATGCCGGGCTCGGTGCGCCCGGCACGGCCGCGACGCTGGTCTGCCGCCGCGCGGCTGACGCGGCGCGTCTCCAATCGGGTCACGCCGATATCGGGCTCGTAGACCGGCACGCGGGCAAGCCCTGAATCGATCACCACGCGCACGCCCTCGATCGTCAGCGAGGTCTCGGCGATGGCGGTCGCCAGCACGACCTTGCGGCGGCCCTTGGGCGCAGGCAGCACGGCGCGATCCTGCTCGGCCTGGTCGAGCGCGCCATAGAGCGGCGCGATCTCGACGGAAGCCTCGCGGATGCGTTCGCGCAGGCGCTCCTCGACACGGCGGATCTCGCCCTGGCCGGGCAGGAAGACGAGCAGCGAGCCCGCCTGCTCGTTCAGCGCCAGAAGCACGGCCTCCGTGACCTGATCCTCGATGCGCTTCAGCGGATCGCGGCCGCGATAGCGGGTCTCGACGGGAAAGGCCCGCCCCTGGCTCTCGATCACCGGCGCTTCGCCGAGCAAGCGCGCCACGCGCG
Coding sequences:
- a CDS encoding DUF4142 domain-containing protein, which gives rise to MDRRSFLQAAMVSALPSVAFGQSAPAGMSPEQKHAAETLEASATSLEASRAAASKAVDANVRRFAQFEAAEQEVVASVVKAATGMSETAPPPLTAEAKAMVEILKAMPTGPEFDKAYVKGQVEGHQRLLQIQEVYLTNGKNQTHRSIAMLIRGHIKEHLAQLELMNKLPA
- a CDS encoding TIGR02300 family protein translates to MAKPELGTKRVCPTTGRKFYDLNKDPIVSPYTGQTFPRSMFEPQAKAAAVAAKPADDEDEVEVADGAVELVSLDEADAEATEKEAVVTSEDDIEVEDDDIAPEDDTFLEEDEEGDDDVADLIDGDIEGDEDV
- the aroA gene encoding 3-phosphoshikimate 1-carboxyvinyltransferase, with the translated sequence MAHAQPPIPVTARSRGPLAGRVRVPGDKSISHRSLIFGLLAIGETRISGLLEGEDVMRTADAARALGAIVHHDSPGSWRVRGVGVGGLREPGGVLDFGNAGTGSRLMMGVCGAHPITTVFDGDASLRKRPMRRILDPLELMGTTIVSQEEGGRVPLTLRGPKEAVPITYRTPVASAQIKSAVLLAGLAAPGETTVIETEATRDHTETMLRHFGADVAVSPDGAHGRRIVLKGQPELQAAPIVVPTDPSSAAFPLVAALIVPGSDILIESVMANPLRSGLLTTLREMGADISVESEANEGGEAVATLRVRAGVLKGVTVPPERAPSMIDEYPVLAVAASFATGTTRMRGLQELRVKESDRLAAVEAGLKAAGVTCAIEGDDLVVEGRDGAVDGGGLVATHLDHRIAMSFLVMGLATRQPMTVDDGAMIATSFPSFIALMNGLGGDIA
- the cmk gene encoding (d)CMP kinase, which codes for MSSNDKRGRLVIAVDGPAASGKGTLARRLAAHYGLPYLDTGLLYRMVAKAVLDAGHDIQDADAAAAIVASFDEAAFPEDSLRGREIGEAASVVAAMPAVRSGLIARQRRFAGQAGGAVLDGRDIGTVICPEARAKLFVTATPEVRAARRHRELTARGEPATFEGILADIRRRDARDSGRSDAPLKLAEDAVLLDTSALTIEEAAAAAIGIVDARRANPSHENAIISD
- a CDS encoding DUF1194 domain-containing protein, translated to MRRWLFGLLSLTAASLLTGTAPRAQQAPVPQATVPAEEVDVALVLALDVSYSMDIDELALQRNGYIEAFRSKELHNAIAKGAIGKIAVTYFEWAGGDFQHIVKSWTIIDTPQSALAFAEELGEAPTRRGRRTSISGAIDLGMALLEKSNVTAMRRVIDISGDGANNDGRPVAAARDAAAAKGVNINGLPIMLKQASYFDIDNLDVYYKDCVITGIGAFVIPIRERHQFVDATRTKLVREIAEMPRDGEALVQKAQSTGQNPSCLAGERQWRDRMGN
- the hrpB gene encoding ATP-dependent helicase HrpB; this translates as MRAFDTKLPIDTVLDELAASLRERPNAVLVAPPGAGKTTRVPLALLDQPWAKGGKLILLEPRRLAARGAANRMAQTLGERVGETVGLRVRLGSKIGPKTRIEVVTEGVFARMILDDPALDGVAAVLFDEFHERSLDADFGLALALDAQAGLREDLRILVMSATLDGARVARLLGEAPVIESQGRAFPVETRYRGRDPLKRIEDQVTEAVLLALNEQAGSLLVFLPGQGEIRRVEERLRERIREASVEIAPLYGALDQAEQDRAVLPAPKGRRKVVLATAIAETSLTIEGVRVVIDSGLARVPVYEPDIGVTRLETRRVSRAAADQRRGRAGRTEPGICYRLWEEAGTGALEAFARPEILSADLAPLLLDCAAWGVTDPTSLAFLDTPPAPALKEARALLTALHALDGDGRITPEGKALQALPLPPRLARMVVAAAGFGQASSAAELAALLVERGLGGDAIDLAERLERLGRERGGRAADMRRLAEGWARSAEKARPKLRELALSPGLLLALAYPDRIARARSAGSGQYLLANGRGAALEPSQRLAREPWLVVAEVTGAAQQARIMAAVAITEADILWLAGEGLAPFTIEERSEVTFERAARALRVRAIRRYGALLLAERPLPVEASLDNAMALAGGIAALGIGLLPWTKAQMQLRERVAFLRRAMLASGSDNPWPDLTDEGLGPDASTWLTPHLLGRASLAAIQASDLEAALAELLPWDLKRRLDAEAPTHFTAPTGSNLAVDYAAEAGPTISVRVQELFGLGLHPALAGGRVPLVLELLSPGHKPIQITRDLPGFWRGSWSAVKSEMKGRYPRHPWPDDPAAAPPTTRAKPRGT